In Promicromonospora sp. Populi, one genomic interval encodes:
- a CDS encoding ABC transporter ATP-binding protein, translating into MGALLQVRGIKAEFGSDAGAVVAVDEVSFDLNRGETICLVGESGSGKSVTALSIMGLLPRNGRVSDGEIVFEGHNLLDLTEPELRQRRGNSLAMIFQEPMTSLNPVLTIGDQLTETLLLHLGISRREAAERAVELLELVGVPRAGQIVKDFPHRLSGGMRQRVMIAMALSCSPVLLVADEPTTALDVTIQAQILTLMKKLAEASQTATILITHDLGVVAEMADKVAVMYAGQVVEEADVFELFDHPRHPYTVGLMKSIPHLGADDDVRLESIPGSVPSPSNMPSGCRFQDRCPSVMDRCRAERPELLETSAQRKHLVRCFLYADEHAAVSGTTTAVTP; encoded by the coding sequence TTGGGAGCGTTGCTGCAGGTCAGAGGAATAAAGGCCGAGTTCGGATCGGACGCCGGCGCTGTCGTAGCGGTCGACGAGGTGAGCTTCGACCTGAACCGCGGCGAGACCATCTGCCTCGTCGGGGAGTCTGGCAGCGGCAAGTCGGTCACCGCGCTGTCGATCATGGGCCTCCTCCCGCGAAATGGCCGCGTGTCCGACGGCGAGATCGTCTTCGAGGGTCACAACCTCCTCGACCTGACCGAGCCGGAGCTGCGCCAGCGACGTGGCAACTCGCTCGCCATGATCTTCCAGGAGCCGATGACGTCGCTGAACCCGGTGCTGACCATCGGCGACCAGCTGACCGAGACCCTGCTGCTGCACCTCGGGATCTCCCGCCGGGAGGCCGCGGAGCGCGCCGTCGAGCTGCTGGAGCTGGTGGGTGTGCCGCGCGCGGGGCAGATCGTCAAGGACTTCCCGCACCGGCTGTCGGGCGGCATGCGCCAGCGCGTCATGATCGCCATGGCGCTGAGCTGCTCGCCCGTGCTCCTGGTGGCCGACGAGCCCACCACCGCCCTGGACGTCACTATCCAGGCCCAGATCCTGACGCTGATGAAGAAGCTGGCCGAGGCCTCGCAGACCGCGACGATCCTCATCACGCACGACCTCGGTGTCGTCGCGGAGATGGCGGACAAGGTGGCAGTGATGTACGCGGGCCAGGTCGTGGAGGAGGCCGACGTCTTCGAGCTCTTCGACCACCCCAGGCACCCGTACACGGTCGGCCTGATGAAGTCGATCCCGCATCTCGGCGCCGACGACGACGTTCGGCTCGAATCGATCCCAGGCTCCGTGCCGTCGCCGTCGAACATGCCGAGCGGCTGCCGGTTCCAGGACCGCTGCCCGTCGGTGATGGACCGGTGCCGTGCGGAACGGCCCGAGCTGCTGGAGACGAGCGCGCAGCGAAAGCACCTGGTCCGGTGCTTCCTCTACGCGGACGAGCACGCGGCGGTTAGCGGTACGACGACGGCGGTGACCCCGTGA